One window of Lytechinus variegatus isolate NC3 chromosome 2, Lvar_3.0, whole genome shotgun sequence genomic DNA carries:
- the LOC121408040 gene encoding vesicle-associated membrane protein-associated protein A-like: MSKPDQLLTIKPPTELRFRGPFTDVVTSELTLSNPSDKILCFKIKTTAPRRYCVRPNSGVMVPNQNVTVSVMLQPFDFDPNEKNKHKFMVQSIVIPKADIDLEAVWKASDTATVMDTKLKCVFEWPANQAPAPVSQEKVEAAAPENKPIKSTAPQVGEEKLEMRDLDTVVQECKQLRREVGSLRAENTQLRTDGVRQRRVEGGQPMKTVSPTVTETKPMLPSTMIILAIFILGFLIGKYLF; the protein is encoded by the exons ATGTCGAAGCCAGATCAACTCCTAACGATCAAACCGCCCACGGAACTCCGTTTCCGAG GTCCATTTACCGATGTTGTCACATCTGAGCTGACTCTCTCAAATCCTTCTGATAAAATCCTctgtttcaaaatcaaaacaaccGCTCCAAGGAGGTACTGTGTGAGGCCAAACAGTGGAGTAATGGTCCCCAATCAAAATGTCACTGTTTCAG TGATGTTACAACCATTTGATTTTGACCCAAATGAGAAGAACAAGCACAAATTCATGGTGCAATCCATCGTCATACCAAAGGCAGATATCGACTTGGAAGCAGTG TGGAAAGCATCAGATACAGCAACAGTAATGGACACAAAACTCAAGTGTGTTTTTGAATGGCCAGCAAACCAAGCTCCTGCACCAGTGTCACAAGAAAAG GTTGAAGCAGCTGCACCAGAGAACAAGCCCATCAAATCTACTGCTCCCCAAGTTGGAGAGGAGAAATTAGAGATGAGGGATTTAGATACAGTGGTACAAGAATGCAAGCAACTCAGGAGAGAAGTTGGGAGCTTACGGGCAGAAAACACACAACTAAGG ACGGACGGCGTGAGGCAACGGAGAGTTGAGGGCGGCCAACCAATGAAAACAGTATCACCCACAGTCACAGAGACGAAACCCATGCTGCCTTCCACAATGATCATCCTGGCAATTTTCATCTTGGGTTTTCTTATTGGTAAATATCTCTTCTGA